GTCAGCCTTGGCAGCCGGGTAGCTACGTAGCTGGTCTGTGACGATCTTGCGCGGCGCCGGAAAGGAACGCAGCACACGCTGGAAAAAGCGCTTCGCTGCGGTCTTGTCACGCTGCTTCTGTAGAAGAATATCCAGCTCGGCACCGTGTTCGTCAACCGCCCGCCACAGCAGCCAGGGCTCGCCACGCAGATTCATGAACATCTCGTCCAGATGCCAGGTACGGCCCGGCTTTCGTCGCGCTGCCTTGGCCTGCCGGGCGAAGGTAGCGCCGAATTTGTCGCACCACCGGCGAATCGTCTCGTAGCTGACGATCACGCTGCGCTCGAATAGCAGTTCCTCAATGTCACGTAGGCTCAACTGGAAGCGGAAATACCAGCGCACCGCCTGGCTGATGATCGCTGCGGGAAATCGATGGCCGTGGTAGAGCGATTTTGGTTTCATTGGCTCATCTTACGCGACCATACCCGC
This genomic window from Burkholderia glumae LMG 2196 = ATCC 33617 contains:
- a CDS encoding IS6 family transposase, which codes for MKPKSLYHGHRFPAAIISQAVRWYFRFQLSLRDIEELLFERSVIVSYETIRRWCDKFGATFARQAKAARRKPGRTWHLDEMFMNLRGEPWLLWRAVDEHGAELDILLQKQRDKTAAKRFFQRVLRSFPAPRKIVTDQLRSYPAAKADIPELANVKHVFVKAAARLNNRAENSHQPTRERERRMRGFRDPTRTQAFLASFGPIRQHFALKRHLLRASLYRKHLAVRFSTWRELTEVTQNPSAA